In Phoenix dactylifera cultivar Barhee BC4 chromosome 11, palm_55x_up_171113_PBpolish2nd_filt_p, whole genome shotgun sequence, the following are encoded in one genomic region:
- the LOC103720500 gene encoding uncharacterized protein LOC103720500, which translates to MEDEDFEEEEVWAAVRERKDESPKTRRTKDSTGSSTTRRLPTPSKMMPRSNANASGRTFGQSAPVAIPDWSEIYKHKGSSESRSYRFDGDKDGQNRASDHAANDDDCEEDDDDDDKVPPHEWLAKKMARSQISSSSMCEGAGRTLKGRDLSKMRNAVLTRTGFLE; encoded by the coding sequence ATGGAGGATGAGGATTTTGAGGAAGAGGAGGTCTGGGCTGCTGTGAGGGAGAGGAAAGATGAGAGCCCAAAGACTAGGAGGACCAAGGATTCCACTGGCTCTTCTACCACTAGGCGCCTCCCAACTCCCTCCAAAATGATGCCAAGGTCCAATGCCAATGCCAGTGGTAGAACGTTTGGACAGTCTGCTCCTGTTGCCATCCCTGACTGGTCTGAGATCTACAAGCACAAGGGCTCTTCTGAGAGCCGTAGTTACAGATTCGATGGCGACAAAGATGGCCAAAATCGTGCATCAGATCATGCTGCCAACGATGATGACTgcgaagaagatgatgatgatgatgataaggtCCCCCCGCATGAGTGGCTGGCGAAGAAGATGGCCAGGAGCCAGATCTCATCCTCCTCCATGTGTGAAGGAGCTGGGAGGACACTCAAGGGAAGAGACCTCAGCAAGATGAGAAATGCTGTGCTCACAAGGACTGGGTTCTTGGAGTGA